TGATATGAAAGAGGAGGCTGCCTGGGATGTGGTATTTGACATAGCTGCAGAAAAAAACGTTGAAGAAATATGCTTATAGAAATATGCAGAGaacctgctctgataccatgtaagaAGAAGAGAATTGTTCTACTCTGTCCATTTCATTCTCCATTTACAGTAGTATATATTACATGAGGAAGGAAAACACGATCCTACATCTCAGCTAACAATTGCTGAATATCTGCTAATGATTCCAAAGATCAAGCTGAAATATATATGCTAATAATTGTACAATAATCTATAGATGGAAGGTGAATATATGCTGCTAATAGGAGCAGTGAATGCTGGAAGTTTTGAACTAAGCATCCAAGGGAGGGAGGGTGGGTGGGTCATTGTTGGAGTGGTGGGACCGCATGAAGTTCTTTCTGATCACCACAAACATGTAGTTTAGTTTAGGTCAGGTGGCGTATGAAGGCAAGACTAGTTTACTATGCATTTCACATGGATTGGAAGGAAAGCATAACCATGGAGAAGAGGGAATGCTTTACGATTTCCCAACCTCCTCGTATGATAAATTCTCTCTTGTTTCCTGCATTTGAGGAGGAACGTCGTTATGTTTTCTGTCGTGGAAGAACAGGGTAGCTAGTCcagtttataaaacaaaagaggGTTGCGAGCGAAGTTAGTTTTATTGATTCATGAACGACTCggacatgtttgtttttggcCCACTCCATGGATAGGACTCGCGACCTGGAGTGGTTAAGAGAATCAATGTTAGTAGACAGAACAAGGATTGTGGTTGAGAGAATTTTAGTTGTTCTACAAGAGAGGGAGTACTTATGTTTTTCAGGCTGTGTTTCTATGCAGTTGCGATGTGGTTGATTATAGtaatgaagttttttaaaatattttttattttgaaatatattaatataatatttttttattttttaaaatttattttttattaaaacatcaaaataatataaaaaaattaatttttttttttaaatttatactacaaaaataaatcGTGTCTAAAAAGAGAAACAAGTGGTGCCTGAAAAGGAGAGTTTGCAGTCATGTGAAACTTTAAAtaatacataatttaaaattaaaagtacgCAGAGCAGAGGAGGGGAGAGAGTGGCATCACGCCTCGTCAGTAGCatcgttttgtttttgtgatgatgtttttttaaaaaattattttttaaaattaattatttttatattttaaaattattttaatataataatattaaaaataaagttaaaaaataaaaaatatatattttcatgaaaaatattttttaaaaaagcattacCATAATACGAGatcattattaatttgattcgTAAGCAATCAACTATCTCGGTctctcttttagtatttttgcctatgaaaaataaaagatacgcTGCTATTTACCTTTTATAAAAATGGAGCAGTGGTTCAAGGGTGCcgagctttatttatttatttattattattattaatgtggatgtccgggttagcttgcgtgtacctcgattaattttacagaccctgaaattaacgactatgtaagccttcAATAaacctgaggtttgtgagactcgaactggtgattttTAGGGAACaaattaaaacctaattaattgaGCTATATCTctcaaattttattgttgttgtgtatTATCCATTCTTTAATTGAAAACTCCAAAATAATTGATCTAGAATAGTCAAgaacttttacttttttaattttattttatatttcaaattttttgagttaacataagaaaaaattacttaatttttgtttaaatcttTTCCGTCTTGATGTGAGCCCCCCCGGTGTTATAGAAGAGcaactatttttgtttaaatcttTTCCTTCTTGATGTGGGCCCCCCTTGTATAGAAGAGCAACTAGTCTTGGTTCCGCGCTTCGCTTTTGAGCAtactatttttctatataaaaaaaaaattgttggaatgaggttaaaaataatataaaaaattagtcacaataaatgtttaaaaatactaattagaGATATCCTGTCAAATTCAAAGTTCATATTAGATAACTGGAAtaacttgatataaaaataaacagaattataaagtttttttaaaaaaaatgtgttaactttttaaatatatgactCGAGTCATTAGACTTAAAGCATTCattctagaaaaattataaaatctaatttctaaaaaattaaatattaaaatatgaaattgaaaaaaaaatcaatcatataaaaggattttaaaaaatagtaattcaaataatgaggatcaaaacaactattactactattattaacaAGTAATATAATCACTATTATTAAcactattaatattaaaattcttaccatcatcatcatcataattatTGCTAGCATTATCATTATTAGTAACAATAGTATCAGTCATGTtagtattattactattttcacaACCATTACAATTATCATCATCACTATTAGTATTATTGCTACAATTATTATGGTCATTATTGTCGTGGCGTGCACAACGTTGAATGGCAAGTCTGCCTCTTAAATCAAAgggaattttgaatttaatcataaagttatgatttgagagagtcaccacctagtatcaTAGTCACTAAAAAGCCTATGGTCTGCAAGAGTTTAGGTAAGGGGACTCGTTATACAAGAAGAAAACGCATCACtctagtgcaccctacctaagataagttgcattgttgattgattgttattATAAGTCATATTTCCATTTATTGGTCTCATCTAGGGTTCAAGATAGATCTCTCTTCGTGAGAAAATCTCTACTTTATTAGGATAAATCCTAACTGTTTAAAGCTCAGATCatagcatcgcatttattttctactttgtatttttaatacctgAAGTTAtactttacaatgtaattttataccctCAAATATCAAAGTCTATAACTAATTCCTAATGTTTATTgctattaattcatttaatttaaagccTAGAGTATGCATTACGTTGTAAAATTCATacccaaatattaattaaacaaattaattttggggggatttttgaaattttggtcaaattctaatggataatcataaaccaattacgatatccattttgatatttttaaaacataataaaaatgcattttttttctttagaaaatatacatgaagaaCCTTTAGAATTTGACCATATGcacagaaattaaaaatatttttgtattttttcaaatgaggaatttttcaaattttttaattttttgaaatttcggataaaaatcaggtatttttaatatcgggttCATATCTTACAATGTAAATCTACAACCCAATATTAGGCATAGTTGTTGGAAAAAACACGAGGGACCcgcaaataattttaaaataatccatgagttttttcaaaattcttgaAAACCATTTAGGGCTTGTCAGGCAAAAGCATACAAATGCGTTTTAATCAAGCTATTTTGACCACGATATCAACTCCATGCAAACTATTTATTCAATCactcaacaattaaaaaaaaacaacaataccaAGAAATCAAACATCAAGTCTTGTTAACTTCATGAATTATATTCAAATTGCATGTCAactcaaataaatcaacataaGCCTAAGCACAAATCATGAATCAAGAATTAACGTTCAATTAGCAATCAtgattctaaaaatataaactcaaaatccaccataaaatgatcaaatcatttcaaaataaaaacacacatcaaaaccaaataaatGTCTAAAAAGTCTAAAATTATACACAACAATAAACATTGCCTCAAATTTCACAGTATTTtagcaattttaaaaaaaaattgagtttatggATTGACCTTTATAGGTGTTTGCCGTGTCCGGGGAATATTAAAATGAAGCATGAAGAGTGCTAAAATAGCACAGTTTTAAAACTtagaccggcccggcgggtcatCCCGGCTGACCCGGGCCTGGGATCGGTCCGGGTGGAGATAAAAACTCGCTTGGGAGTTGGCCCGGTAAAGCCCGGTCAACCcagcgggttgacccgggacaCGGGCCACCCGGgtaaacccggctgagacccgactattatatatatatatatatataaaagtaaaacgacgtcgttttttgCTTTAGCTTTTTACTATCAATTAACCAAACCGTTGCATTGCAACGTGAAGACACAGAATCACAATtcacaaaattagaaaacctaatCTCCATCTTCAAAGTTCATAGCCATATCACTTGCAGAGGAATTTAAGCTACACGCAAGCCATACTAGGTAAAGCCAAAACCTTTACTATGACTGATGCCCAAGAACGTTTTAGAAACATCCGGTTACAGGTACCCTTTTGGCTTTGGTTTCCTAAATTTGTCTTTACCGTTTTTTTTCCTGTGGAAATCTTGGGTTTTGATTATTGATTTGCCTGTTCTTGTTTAATGGTGTTTTCACAATGTGTCTATTGTTTCTGCTGCATCTGTGTTAATcgttttcatgataaaaaatttatattttaagcaAGAAATCTATGGTTGTTAATGGGTTTTATCGATCAAAGTTAGAATGGACATGAGGTTAAATTAGTATAGGGTATTTGTTCTTTAACACATGTGTTCTTAAAGTTCTTGTTTTGAGGGATAATTAAGTGCTTCGTCGCATTCGTATTTATTAGCGTCTTGTGGGTGCTAGATTCCTTTGAGCTATATACCAATAACATTATAAGCACCAAGAAGTATAGTGGCAATACTGTTAGGTGTTGCTAGTGATATTGATCTTGGCAGATTGTTGCAGTGAGGACACAGTGGTCTAGCGAATTCTTGATCTTGGTAGTTTCTTGTTTGATGAAGGTGGATTAAAATTTGCTCTAAGCATTGACATGACAGTGCCAATCTCTTTGCCTTTCACTTCTTGTTATACAGGCCTAGCAATTGACAATATTTGGAGTTCAAAACTTTTAATTGGAGATAAATTTCATAAAGAGCCAGAAATTCAATAAAGAGTGTTAAATGTAGGTGGGATTGGAATCTGCAGGTATTCAGGAAGAAGGGTAGAGGAAATCCTTGACACCTCCCCCCTTCAATAAACCCCCTACCATTTGAGTGCAATTCAAACTAGAACTTCTAAATTAGAACTTCCTTGTTCAAACCTTTGCTGACATGCTTGAGGGTTTGTGATGAAGCAATTTTTCTTGCCTACTTGGAAATCTACTTGCTTGTGTCATCTTCCCAGTGTGATTTGAAACTAGAACTTCTAAATTAGAATTTTCTAGCCCAACCTTTGAGGGCTTGCGATGAGTAATTCTGCTTGCCTACTTGGAAGCTGCTTGCTTGTGGTTTCACAAATTAACTGAATGTAATAATTTAACTGGTAACCAAACAATTACGCCTCAGCCAAGGCTAAGGGAAAGAACTAAGGATGTTGCTGGACTAACTAGCTATGGAATACTCTTCGATCAACTTGTTGGCTGGTTCTTGGTACAAATCTTAACATTGCGTTTTCACAGAATCCCAACTTTGTTGCTTGGTTTTTGAAGAGGAAAGTTCTTCTTTTGCTAGTTGATAGTGATGGTGTTAGACTCCTTACATGTATCCATTATTGCTTTTCATGAATATAAAAGTATTCTCAGtcttgctaataaaaaaaataccgtTAGATGGCTTATTGTTAGCCATACTGCATTTCTATATAATATGCTTAATAATAGTGAAGCTGGGAAATAAACTGACCACTTTAATTTCTGGTGGTAAGTAGGGCACTACAAGCATGATCTACTATTTTGCAAATAATATTTCTCCTATATATGTCTCCTCAACAGTTATTTGCATATACACTGCATTCTGCTTCATATTGTTTATGTTCCTTCTTTCTGCTGTGGGATGTGATCCATGAATAGGAGGAATATGATACTCATGATCCAAAAGGTCACTGTACCATGGTACTGCCATTTTTAAGAAAGAGATCAAAGATTATTGAGATCGTAGCAGCTCGTGACATGGTGTTTGCTCTTGCACAGTCTGGTGTCTGTGCAGCATTTAGCCGAGGTATTGCTCATCTTTTCACTTCAGTTCTGATCCTggattttatttgcataaaaaagTGGGATGGAGGGGTTTTAATGTGTTCCTATTGTTGGATGCAGAGACCAACCAAAGGATATGCTTTTTGAATGTCACTCCTGATGAAGTTATACGAAgcttgttttataataaaaacaatgattcACTCATCACAGTTTCAGTTTATGCCTCAGACAATTTCAGTTCCTTGAAATGTAGAAGCACAAGGATTGAGTATGTGAATCTTCTTACACATGTCTTTGCCTCTCATCCCCCTTCCAACCTCACCTCCCACCtccaaaaaatatgtataaaccAGGAGGAAATAAGAGCTTGTAGATTTAGTGGTTTCCATGTATTTATCCCATCACTTTAATTACTAATAATGCTTTATGTTCCAGATACATACAAAGGGGTCAGCCAGATGCTGGCTTTGCTCTTTTTGAGTCTGAGTCACTGAAATGGCCTGGTTTTGTAGAGTTTGATGATGTAAACAGTAAAGTACTTACATATTCTGCACAGGATAGGTAACTACTCCATCATATGGTTATATtcaattgaaattattattattaccctAGTAGCTTCTTCTCAATTTGACTTTTCATTTCCCCTTTATCTTCCCTTCCTTCATCAGTATATACAAGGTGTTTGACCTAAAAAATTACACAATGTTATACTCAATAGCAAACAAAAATGTTCAAGAGATTAAGATCAGGTATGTTCCTTTACATTCTTGCAGCTTTTCATTTGCTTAGCACCATGTTCTCAAGTGCACGATAATGTGCAGTTACACAAGCGCAAACTCATACATTTTTCTTTGAGATTAATAGATTAAACTGTTCAATGAAAATGTTCAAAAAGAGTGGTTGGGATTGCTGCATGAATGAGCTTACAGGTTCTTTGAGATTAATAGATTATACACATACATTGTAACTCAGGGACTGCTATGCACTTCATGATTCTGAATGTCTAGTGTTGTTTCTTTGAGATTAGTCGTCAGATTTAATTATGCATGTGCACAAGTTTAATTTCTATGAACTGTTCACCTTGTTTCCCACGAGCTTAGAGTTTCTCtggtttgctttttgtttttttctctgcaGTCAAGGGATCATGTTGTTGATTTTAACTAAAAGTGGTGGCTATGTTCCTCTTGAGATTCTTTCGATAGAGGATGGCACTGTTCTCAAATCTTTCAATCATCTCCTTCATCGGAATAAGAAGGTGGATTTCATTGAACAGTTCAATGAGAAGCTTCTTGTcaagcaagaaaatgaaaatctcCAGATTCTTGATGTAAGGATCACTGTTGTTATCTTCAAATATTTCTTCATCCATACACAAAAATCTGATTTCTATGCCATGTAGGTCCGCGACTTTCAGCTAATAGAAGTTAGCAGAACTGAGTTTATGACACCATCAGCATTTATATTTCTCTATGAAAACCAGCTATTCCTGACATTTAGAAATCGAACTGTGGCTGTTTGGAACTTCCGAGGAGAGCTTGTAACTTCTTTTGAGGATCACCTTTTGTGGCATCCTGATTGCAATACTAATAATATTTACATCACAAGTGATCAGGATCTTATAATTTCTTACTGCAAGGCTGATTCTGACGATCCCTTGTCTGAAGGCAATGGTAAGTTGTTCAAAGTTTCCACACTAAATAAATGATATTGATACCGAGTtcttgaaataaagaaaaaatgaacgcCGCTCAACAATATTTGCATCCATATGCCGCAGGATCCATCAATATCAGCAATATCTTGACTGGGAAATGTCTTGCTAAAATAAAGGCAGGCAACAGCTTCCCAAATGAGAATGAATGCAGTCAGAGTTCAAAGAAGCACATGTGTGCCTCCACAGTGAGAAGCACAGCCGCAGAAGCTTTGGAAGACATCACTGCTCTCTTCTATGATGAAGAGCGCAATGAGATCTATACAGGCAATAGGCTTGGTCTAGTTCATGTGTGGTCTAACTGATTTTTTGACAAATCCTTGTTTGCTTAAGGTTGTTAATGTTTAAGGTTGAATGAGCATGCTGCCTGGATGTGAGAGTTCCCTGAAACTGTAACATTTACCACACTTGTACCATGTCatatttctttttggttttggaaATTGATTTCCTTGTGTCTGTTTCCCTCGAGAGCTTCCCACTCCCCATTGCACTTCATGGTTCTCTCATAGCATTCGTTTTCTGCAACCCCATTGTTTTCAAATGTCACATTGGTAGGTCTCTGGAGCAGTGAATGCTGGAAGTTTTGAACTAAGCGTCCAAGGGAGGGAGGGTGGGTGGGTCATTGTTGGAGTGGTGGGACCGCATGAAGTTCTTTCTGATCACCACAAACATGTAGTTTAGTTTAGGTCAGGTGGCGTATGAAGGCAAGACTAGTTTACTATGCATTTCACATGGATTGGAAGGAAAGCATAACCATGGAGAAGAGGGAATGCTTTACGATTTCCCAACCTCCTCGTATGATAAATTCTCTCTTGTTTCCTGCATTTGAGGAGAAACGTCGTTATGTTTTCTGTCGTGGAAGAACAGGGTAGCTAGTCcagtttataaaacaaaagaggGTTGCGAGCGAAGTTAGTTTTATTGATTCATGAACGACTCggacatgtttgtttttggcCCACTCCATGGATAGGACTCGCGACCTGGAGTGGTTAAGAGAATCAATGTTAGAAGACAGAACAAGGTTTGTGGTTGAGAGAATTTTAGTTGTTCTACAAGAGAGGGAGTACTTATGTTTTTCAGGCTGTGTTTCTATGCAGCTGCGATGTGGTTGATTATAGtaatgaagttttttaaaatattttttattttgaaatatattaatataatatttttttattttttaaaatttattttttattaaaacatcaaaataatataaaaaaattaattttttttaatttataccacAAAAATAAACCGTGTCTAAA
This window of the Populus trichocarpa isolate Nisqually-1 chromosome 13, P.trichocarpa_v4.1, whole genome shotgun sequence genome carries:
- the LOC7494383 gene encoding uncharacterized protein LOC7494383 isoform X5: MTDAQERFRNIRLQEEYDTHDPKGHCTMVLPFLRKRSKIIEIVAARDMVFALAQSGVCAAFSRETNQRICFLNVTPDEVIRSLFYNKNNDSLITVSVYASDNFSSLKCRSTRIEYIQRGQPDAGFALFESESLKWPGFVEFDDVNSKVLTYSAQDSIYKVFDLKNYTMLYSIANKNVQEIKISQGIMLLILTKSGGYVPLEILSIEDGTVLKSFNHLLHRNKKVDFIEQFNEKLLVKQENENLQILDVRDFQLIEVSRTEFMTPSAFIFLYENQLFLTFRNRTVAVWNFRGELVTSFEDHLLWHPDCNTNNIYITSDQDLIISYCKADSDDPLSEGNGSINISNILTGKCLAKIKAGNSFPNENECSQSSKKHMCASTVRSTAAEALEDITALFYDEERNEIYTGNRLGLVHVWSN
- the LOC7494383 gene encoding uncharacterized protein LOC7494383 isoform X2, which translates into the protein MDGGGGRRITASPRPCNGKRVVARKRGRGFGGGDGFVNSVKKLQRREICSKRDRTFTMTDAQERFRNIRLQEEYDTHDPKGHCTMVLPFLRKRSKIIEIVAARDMVFALAQSGVCAAFSRETNQRICFLNVTPDEVIRSLFYNKNNDSLITVSVYASDNFSSLKCRSTRIEYIQRGQPDAGFALFESESLKWPGFVEFDDVNSKVLTYSAQDSIYKVFDLKNYTMLYSIANKNVQEIKISQGIMLLILTKSGGYVPLEILSIEDGTVLKSFNHLLHRNKKVDFIEQFNEKLLVKQENENLQILDVRDFQLIEVSRTEFMTPSAFIFLYENQLFLTFRNRTVAVWNFRGELVTSFEDHLLWHPDCNTNNIYITSDQDLIISYCKADSDDPLSEGNGSINISNILTGKCLAKIKAGNSFPNENECSQSSKKHMCASTVRSTAAEALEDITALFYDEERNEIYTGNRLGLVHVWSN
- the LOC7494383 gene encoding uncharacterized protein LOC7494383 isoform X6; protein product: MVLPFLRKRSKIIEIVAARDMVFALAQSGVCAAFSRETNQRICFLNVTPDEVIRSLFYNKNNDSLITVSVYASDNFSSLKCRSTRIEYIQRGQPDAGFALFESESLKWPGFVEFDDVNSKVLTYSAQDSIYKVFDLKNYTMLYSIANKNVQEIKISQGIMLLILTKSGGYVPLEILSIEDGTVLKSFNHLLHRNKKVDFIEQFNEKLLVKQENENLQILDVRDFQLIEVSRTEFMTPSAFIFLYENQLFLTFRNRTVAVWNFRGELVTSFEDHLLWHPDCNTNNIYITSDQDLIISYCKADSDDPLSEGNGSINISNILTGKCLAKIKAGNSFPNENECSQSSKKHMCASTVRSTAAEALEDITALFYDEERNEIYTGNRLGLVHVWSN